A genomic window from Solanum stenotomum isolate F172 chromosome 10, ASM1918654v1, whole genome shotgun sequence includes:
- the LOC125842246 gene encoding phenylacetaldehyde synthase-like translates to MGTVKINPEHEFDGQFSINTSSSRLLDPEEFRRQGHMMVDFLADYFQNIEKYPVRSQVEPGYLKKLLPDSAPYKPEPIEKILEDVERDIFPGLTHWQSPNFFAYFPCTSSTAGILGEMLSAGLNVVGFSWIASPAATELESIVMDWLGKMINLPKTYLFSGGHGGGGVIQGTTCEAMLCTIVAAREQMLEKVGREKVDKLVVYASDQTHFSFEKAVKISGIKLENFRVIPTTKDTEFVLDPKSLSRTIEQDIKSGFIPLFMCATIGTTSTTVVDPLKLLCEITKDYGIWVHVDAAYAGGACICPEFQHFLDGIENANSFSFNAHKWLFSNLDCCCLWVKDPSALTNALSTRPECLRNKATDTEQVVDYKDWQLSLSRRFRALKLWLVLRSYGIDNLRNFIRSHVKMAKHFEQLVSMDERFEIVAPRNFSMVCFRVSPLALGNKQVNKFNMELLESINSCGNIHMTHALVGGVYMIRFAIAAPLTEYKHIDMAWEVICNHANAMLDVN, encoded by the exons ATGGGTACTGTGAAAATCAACCCAGAACATGAATTTGATGGTCAATTCTCCATCAACACAAGTAGTAGTAGACTTTTAGACCCTGAGGAGTTTAGAAGGCAAGGCCATATGATGGTTGATTTCCTAGCTGACTACTTCCAAAATATCGAAAAATATCCTGTTCGTAGTCAAGTTGAACCAGGTTATCTTAAAAAACTATTACCAGACTCCGCGCCATATAAACCGGAACCAATAGAAAAGATACTGGAAGATGTGGAAAGGGATATTTTTCCTGGGTTGACACATTGGCAGAGTCCAAATTTCTTTGCTTACTTCCCTTGTACTTCAAGCACTGCTGGGATTTTAGGTGAAATGCTAAGTGCTGGTCTTAATGTGGTTGGGTTTAGTTGGATAGCATCACCAGCTGCTACTGAACTAGAAAGCATTGTCATGGATTGGCTTGGTAAAATGATAAATCTTCCCAAGACATACCTTTTCTCTGGTGGGCATGGTGGTGGAGGTGTTATACAAG GTACAACTTGTGAAGCTATGTTGTGCactattgttgctgcaagagagCAAATGTTAGAAAAAGTTGGAAGAGAGAAGGTTGACAAGCTAGTAGTTTATGCATCTGAtcaaactcatttttctttcgAAAAGGCTGTTAAGATTTCTGGgattaaacttgaaaattttcgAGTTATTCCAACAACAAAGGATACTGAATTTGTTCTTGACCCAAAATCACTAAGTAGAACAATTGAACAAGATATAAAATCTGGATTTATACCCTTATTCATGTGTGCAACTATTGGAACTACTTCAACAACTGTCGTTGATCCGTTGAAGCTACTTTGTGAAATTACAAAAGACTATGGAATTTGGGTACATGTCGATGCAGCTTATGCAGGAGGTGCATGCATTTGCCCCgaatttcaacattttcttGACGGTATTGAAAATGCAAACTCTTTCAG cTTTAATGCGCACAAATGGTTATTCTCCAATTTGGATTGTTGTTGCCTTTGGGTGAAAGATCCAAGTGCTCTTACAAATGCCTTGTCAACAAGGCCTGAATGCTTAAGAAACAAAGCCACTGATACTGAACAAGTGGTTGATTACAAAGACTGGCAACTTTCTTTAAGTCGTAGATTCAGAGCGTTAAAGTTATGGCTTGTGTTACGAAGCTATGGGATTGACAATCTCAGAAATTTCATAAGAAGTCATGTCAAAATGGCTAAGCATTTTGAACAACTTGTATCCATGGACGAAAGATTTGAAATTGTGGCCCCTAGAAATTTCTCTATGGTGTGTTTTAGGGTTTCACCATTAGCATTGGGAAACAAACAAGTGAACAAGTTCAACATGGAGCTTTTAGAGTCAATTAATTCATGTGGTAATATACACATGACTCATGCTTTGGTTGGAGGTGTTTATATGATCCGTTTCGCCATTGCTGCACCTCTCACTGAGTATAAACATATTGACATGGCGTGGGAAGTCATTTGTAACCATGCAAATGCAATGTTAGATGTCAATTAA